Within Leptospira limi, the genomic segment GCATCGACACGTAATAGGCCGCAGCACAAGCCCCAGATGAGACACCCACCACCAAATCAAAGTAATTTGGCCTAAGGAACCGGTTCCAAGCATAAAGTACGCCACCCGAAAAGGCTCCCTTCATCCCACCACCTTCCACTAATAGGGCCCGTTTTGTCCCTTTTGCCTTGGGAATTTTGGGAGTTTGGTTTGGATTTTGGTCAGTCATAAGTCTCTCCATACCAGAGTCTTCCCACCCAGATTTGGTTGCAAAAAGGATTCAAAAAAAATGGAAAGAGGACAATAAAAATCGCTACGAAGGCAATTGATTTGTATGCTCGGAATTCGTACCATTGAAATCGAAGTCGAAGGTTTGTCTGTCAAGGGAACCTTACAATGGTCTACCCATTCTTTTTACCAATTGGAAATGTATGTCCCCTACTCAGGACCTGTTTACACATTTTCCTTTCCGAAACTATTCCCTCCCTTCCAAGAAGAAACTTTGGCGGAAATCGAACAAAATGCCAAAAGCCACCTTCGTACTTTGTATTATAAATGTGAAGGCATAAAGAAGGAAATCCCTAAGATTGAAACAGCCCTCAAAGAGTTTTGGACGGAGATCCAATCAATCCCGGTACTTTCCCCAAGTGAGTGGAAACAAAAAAATGAATTTTTAAAACAGGCAATGCTTGCAGGTTATATGGACAAAGCCATATACGAAAAAACAATTTATGATCTAACAACTGTCATGGAAAAAAAACAAAATGAACGCGAGAAACGTTGCGAATCATTTTTATCTCAGTACCTTCCCGAGTTTTCCCACTTACAAAATCATTTTTCGTGGATTCGTTTCTGTTATGAATTCACTGAAAAAAAACACTTACTCCTTCTTTAAAAAATCCTTTTTCTTGCCAAAGAGATGCGGATGGGCTTTACTTTCCAATAGATGGGAAATTTATTTCCCGTTACTATAGAATAGAACTTGGAAATTAGCTATGCGACCAATGGACCAAATCACAGGCAAAGAACAAAAAAACCATGTGATCTTACACTATTTAATGAATCAGGAAATGAAAGCCAATTGGAATGGTCAGGTGCAAACCATGACGGTTTTACAAGAAGTGCCTGGTGGTGAAGAAATTATTGTGCAATGGGCAGAAGTTTGGCCTATTGGTGAAGGATCTACTGTTGTTCTTTCCAAGTTACTTGCTCGTTATCTAGAACTCCATTGTACCTTTGTCAAACAATTGGCCCCACATAAAATCCAATTAAAGGTCGAAAAAGTACTCATAGCCAAAAAAGAAAGGTTAAACCCTCGATTTACCATCACCGAAGAAGGAATGGTCAATGTAACCAATATCGTCAGTTCCAAAACCATCATCGAAGCAAATATGTTTAATATCCCAACACTTGTACGTGTTAACTTTGAAGACTATCGCAAACGTATGATGGTTCGTTCTGGTGAAGCTGGAATGATGGACATTTTTAAATCGGGAATGGAACGTAAGTTTGATGTTGTGAAATCAACACAAAAGATTTTGTTCATCAAAGATGCAACAAATCCAGAAAGTTACCGAATGGACGCGGAAGGTTTTTTAAATTACGAAGATGATATCGAAGAGAATGTCGACAAACTCGCGTTTGCCGCTCGTGACAAAAAAATCAAATCGGAACTCATATTACCAATTTTGTACAAAAACGAATTAGAAGAAATTATTCCTATTGGATATTATTTCTTACAAACCAAAGACAAAAACATCACCGAAGACGATTTAAAGTTTTACCAAACACAAATTGCAGAAATGATCGAAAGGATCAAAGATGCAAATCTAATGACAACTGTGGAAAAATTTCCAGTCCTCGACTTATCTGCGACTGGTCTCAAACTTAAGATCTCAAATAGCAGTTTGGTGGAAACTCTTCCAAAACAAAAAGGAATTTTATTAGAATTGGTATTCAAACTCCAAACCCCATTTCGTTTTTTTGGGAAAATTGCTTGGTCTCATAAAGAAGAATCAGGTGATTTGCTTGTGGGTGTAGAATTTTCTGGAAAACGAACCTATGCTGAAAAAGTTCGTTTTGAAGAGAACATTGAAATCATCAAAAACAATGGTAGGACAGCTGCCTAATTTTTTAACGAATTTCCAATTTGATTGTTTTAGAGAATTTGGGAATTTCGTAGGCGCAAACATAGTATAACATCTTTAAGTCGATGTAATCGTAGGCTCTTGCCAAATCCTTTTGCCACATGCTATCCATTTTTTCCCAAGGAAGATTTGGGTACTTTTGTTTTTCCGAAGTCGGAATTTTTAATGATTCCGTTTGGATGGTTTTTAACATTTCTTCTGCAAAAAAACTATCGTGTTCCCCTTCTTTGAATTCTTGGATTTGATTTCGGAAAATAAAAGCTTCCAATTCTTTGCAATAAAAGACCAATTCATGAAACATGGTTTCAACTTAAAATTCTAAGTTCCCTAGGCTAGTTTTTTTCATTGGCAAAGTT encodes:
- a CDS encoding DUF1577 domain-containing protein → MRPMDQITGKEQKNHVILHYLMNQEMKANWNGQVQTMTVLQEVPGGEEIIVQWAEVWPIGEGSTVVLSKLLARYLELHCTFVKQLAPHKIQLKVEKVLIAKKERLNPRFTITEEGMVNVTNIVSSKTIIEANMFNIPTLVRVNFEDYRKRMMVRSGEAGMMDIFKSGMERKFDVVKSTQKILFIKDATNPESYRMDAEGFLNYEDDIEENVDKLAFAARDKKIKSELILPILYKNELEEIIPIGYYFLQTKDKNITEDDLKFYQTQIAEMIERIKDANLMTTVEKFPVLDLSATGLKLKISNSSLVETLPKQKGILLELVFKLQTPFRFFGKIAWSHKEESGDLLVGVEFSGKRTYAEKVRFEENIEIIKNNGRTAA
- a CDS encoding HepT-like ribonuclease domain-containing protein yields the protein MFHELVFYCKELEAFIFRNQIQEFKEGEHDSFFAEEMLKTIQTESLKIPTSEKQKYPNLPWEKMDSMWQKDLARAYDYIDLKMLYYVCAYEIPKFSKTIKLEIR